From a region of the Phaseolus vulgaris cultivar G19833 chromosome 6, P. vulgaris v2.0, whole genome shotgun sequence genome:
- the LOC137831855 gene encoding violaxanthin de-epoxidase, chloroplastic isoform X2 has product MAAWGAHSMLLSHGEGTGTPNVSLKAGLKVRGDLRFHRTREFKYAPRMVVLKVFSTARKPIRLCLLRPCCSLGGKHNQGTDYSSPTTTQIPRIFKFVADRMLVVLKDWNWSNLRIMAVAGILVSVLMITPSADAVDALKTCSCLLKDCRLELAKCLSNPSCAANIACLQTCNNRPDETECQIKCGDLFENSVVDEFNECAVSRKKCVPKKSDLGEFPAPNPDFLVNSFNIADFSGKWFITSGLNPTFDAFDCQLHEFHTESNKLVGNLTWRIRTPDAGFITRSAEQKFVQDPSYPGILYNHDNEYLHYQDDWYILSSKIENKPDDYVFVYYRGRNDAWDGYGGAVVYTRSAVLPESIVPELEKAAKNVGRDFSKFIKTNNTCGPEPSLVERLEKKVEEGEEIIVREVEQLEEEVEKVEKTEVSLFQKLVEGFKVFQEDEENFLKGLSKEEMEILNDLKMEASEVEKLFGNALPIRKLR; this is encoded by the exons ATGGCAGCGTGGGGTGCACATTCAATGTTGTTATCCCATGGGGAAGGCACTGGCACTCCCAATGTATCTTTAAAAGCAGGACTTAAGGTTAGAGGTGATTTAAGGTTTCACAGAACAAGAGAGTTTAAATATGCTCCTCGTATGGTAGTGCTCAAAGTGTTTTCCACCGCGAGAAAGCCAATACGCTTGTGCTTGTTAAGGCCTTGTTGTAGTTTAGGGGGGAAACACAACCAAGGGACAGATTATTCTTCACCCACTACTACACAAATACCACGT ATATTCAAATTCGTTGCTGATCGAATGCTTGTTGTTCTCAAAGATTGGAATTGGAGTAATTTACGCATCATGGCAGTAGCTGGCATATTGGTATCAGTTTTAATGATCACTCCATCAGCTGATGCTGTTGATGCTCTTAAAACTTGTTCTTGCTTATTGAAGGATTGCAG GTTGGAACTGGCTAAGTGTCTTTCAAACCCATCTTGTGCTGCCAATATTGCCTGTCTCCAAACTTGCAACAATCGACCTGATGAGACTGAATGCCAA ATTAAATGCGGGGACCTGTTTGAAAACAGTGTGGTTGATGAATTCAATGAGTGTGCAGTCTCACGGAAGAAATGCGTGCCTAAGAAATCTGATTTGGGAGAATTTCCTGCTCCAAATCCTGATTTCCTTGTTAATAGCTTCAACATTGCGGATTTCAGTGGCAAATGGTTCATCACTAGTGGCTTAAATCCTACCTTTGATGCCTTTGACTGCCAATTACATGAGTTTCACACAGAATCCAATAAGCTTGTGGGTAATTTGACATGGAGAATACGGACTCCAGATGCTGGATTTATTACTAGGTCCGCTGAGCAGAAATTTGTTCAAGATCCTTCCTATCCTGGAATCCTCTACAATCATGACAACGAGTATCTTCACTATCAAGATGACTG GTATATTTTGTCATCAAAGATTGAGAATAAACCAGATGACTACGTATTTGTATACTACCGAGGCAGAAACGATGCATGGGATGGCTATGGAGGTGCTGTTGTGTACACAAGAAGTGCAGTGTTGCCAGAATCTATAGTTCCTGAACTTGAAAAAGCAGCCAAGAATGTGGGAAGAGACTTTAGCAAGTTCATAAAGACAAATAACACATGTGGACCAGAGCCTTCCCTGGTGGAAAGGTTGGAGAAAAAGGTAGAGGAAGGAGAGGAGATCATTGTGAGGGAAGTTGAACAGTTAGAAGaagaggtggagaaggtggagAAAACGGAGGTTTCACTGTTTCAGAAGTTGGTAGAAGGGTTCAAAGTATTTCAAGAAGATGAGGAAAACTTCTTGAAAGGGCTTTCAAAAGAAGAAATGGAGATACTTAATGACCTCAAAATGGAAGCCAGTGAAGTAGAAA
- the LOC137831855 gene encoding violaxanthin de-epoxidase, chloroplastic isoform X1, producing the protein MAAWGAHSMLLSHGEGTGTPNVSLKAGLKVRGDLRFHRTREFKYAPRMVVLKVFSTARKPIRLCLLRPCCSLGGKHNQGTDYSSPTTTQIPRQQIFKFVADRMLVVLKDWNWSNLRIMAVAGILVSVLMITPSADAVDALKTCSCLLKDCRLELAKCLSNPSCAANIACLQTCNNRPDETECQIKCGDLFENSVVDEFNECAVSRKKCVPKKSDLGEFPAPNPDFLVNSFNIADFSGKWFITSGLNPTFDAFDCQLHEFHTESNKLVGNLTWRIRTPDAGFITRSAEQKFVQDPSYPGILYNHDNEYLHYQDDWYILSSKIENKPDDYVFVYYRGRNDAWDGYGGAVVYTRSAVLPESIVPELEKAAKNVGRDFSKFIKTNNTCGPEPSLVERLEKKVEEGEEIIVREVEQLEEEVEKVEKTEVSLFQKLVEGFKVFQEDEENFLKGLSKEEMEILNDLKMEASEVEKLFGNALPIRKLR; encoded by the exons ATGGCAGCGTGGGGTGCACATTCAATGTTGTTATCCCATGGGGAAGGCACTGGCACTCCCAATGTATCTTTAAAAGCAGGACTTAAGGTTAGAGGTGATTTAAGGTTTCACAGAACAAGAGAGTTTAAATATGCTCCTCGTATGGTAGTGCTCAAAGTGTTTTCCACCGCGAGAAAGCCAATACGCTTGTGCTTGTTAAGGCCTTGTTGTAGTTTAGGGGGGAAACACAACCAAGGGACAGATTATTCTTCACCCACTACTACACAAATACCACGT CAACAGATATTCAAATTCGTTGCTGATCGAATGCTTGTTGTTCTCAAAGATTGGAATTGGAGTAATTTACGCATCATGGCAGTAGCTGGCATATTGGTATCAGTTTTAATGATCACTCCATCAGCTGATGCTGTTGATGCTCTTAAAACTTGTTCTTGCTTATTGAAGGATTGCAG GTTGGAACTGGCTAAGTGTCTTTCAAACCCATCTTGTGCTGCCAATATTGCCTGTCTCCAAACTTGCAACAATCGACCTGATGAGACTGAATGCCAA ATTAAATGCGGGGACCTGTTTGAAAACAGTGTGGTTGATGAATTCAATGAGTGTGCAGTCTCACGGAAGAAATGCGTGCCTAAGAAATCTGATTTGGGAGAATTTCCTGCTCCAAATCCTGATTTCCTTGTTAATAGCTTCAACATTGCGGATTTCAGTGGCAAATGGTTCATCACTAGTGGCTTAAATCCTACCTTTGATGCCTTTGACTGCCAATTACATGAGTTTCACACAGAATCCAATAAGCTTGTGGGTAATTTGACATGGAGAATACGGACTCCAGATGCTGGATTTATTACTAGGTCCGCTGAGCAGAAATTTGTTCAAGATCCTTCCTATCCTGGAATCCTCTACAATCATGACAACGAGTATCTTCACTATCAAGATGACTG GTATATTTTGTCATCAAAGATTGAGAATAAACCAGATGACTACGTATTTGTATACTACCGAGGCAGAAACGATGCATGGGATGGCTATGGAGGTGCTGTTGTGTACACAAGAAGTGCAGTGTTGCCAGAATCTATAGTTCCTGAACTTGAAAAAGCAGCCAAGAATGTGGGAAGAGACTTTAGCAAGTTCATAAAGACAAATAACACATGTGGACCAGAGCCTTCCCTGGTGGAAAGGTTGGAGAAAAAGGTAGAGGAAGGAGAGGAGATCATTGTGAGGGAAGTTGAACAGTTAGAAGaagaggtggagaaggtggagAAAACGGAGGTTTCACTGTTTCAGAAGTTGGTAGAAGGGTTCAAAGTATTTCAAGAAGATGAGGAAAACTTCTTGAAAGGGCTTTCAAAAGAAGAAATGGAGATACTTAATGACCTCAAAATGGAAGCCAGTGAAGTAGAAA
- the LOC137831853 gene encoding probable receptor-like protein kinase At5g18500 isoform X2: MKTKVHLPRYLLFALLFLAPFPHSSPLLSSPAFSLPQGSCVLKFNTSQYVAFGECIGVKESIYMWGEDGFPTTLCCRNALTILSNALASQALNSGGRVFLSQDQWQSCSQSFHPQQGMSLDSCGFDNFYRGSSPCSDLILQDVRTLQQYPDTLSRCSHFNQRFDQSCADCTSGILSVRDTLYSQFANNNNDTDRAICGVAAIIALAAGRPNDPLVDKFLRCLPPSASGSDKRSLWKALLSVPVVVIVILLVVIMVKCLSKKKGRRQVDLKEITAWSGLYWFCKREIENAMNYGGRKISLGRGSAGQVYRGVLPSGQIVAIKHLTKSNTSESFTREVEGLSRLRHPNLVCLFGCCIEGDERYLVYEFCANGNLAQHLLRRDSHLSWETRVRILRDCSFALKYLHHHMEGCVVHRDIKLTNILLTEKYQAKLSDFGLSKVMGIKESKVFTDVRGTIGYMDPEYMSNAKLTCASDVYSFGIVALQILSGQKVIELDLDARDQLTRKARDVSMGKRPLSDFEDPRLKGKVDKADFEAILQIAVLCVAKSSKGRPTIEVVFEELDKVCMDTETKMTKKDESSSTTSTPSSKSSRSAHL, from the exons ATGAAAACGAAAGTCCACTTACCTCGCTACCTTTTGTTTGCACTTCTATTTCTTGCACCATTCCCACACTCCTCCCCACTCCTTTCGTCTcctgcattttctcttccacaAG GTTCATGTGTGCTGAAGTTCAACACAAGCCAATATGTGGCATTTGGTGAGTGCATCGGTGTGAAAGAGAGTATTTACATGTGGGGTGAGGATGGGTTCCCGACCACGTTGTGCTGTCGAAATGCTCTCACGATTTTGTCCAATGCGTTGGCTTCACAAGCACTGAACTCGGGAGGAAGAGTGTTCCTTTCCCAAGATCAATGGCAGAGTTGTTCCCAGTCATTTCACCCGCAACAAGGGATGTCACTTGATTCATGTGGCTTTGACAACTTCTACCGAGGCAGTTCCCCATGCTCCGACTTGATTTTGCAGGATGTTAGGACCCTGCAACAATATCCAGACACATTGAGCCGGTGCTCCCACTTCAACCAACGTTTTGATCAATCTTGTGCAGATTGTACCAGTGGAATATTGAGCGTGAGAGATACTTTATATTCTCAATTTGCCAACAACAACAACGACACTGACAGAGCCATATGTGGGGTGGCAGCTATTATTGCTCTTGCAGCTGGTAGACCAAACGATCCTCTAGTTGACAAATTTTTACGATGCTTGCCACCTTCAGCCTCAGGATCAGACAAGA GATCTCTGTGGAAAGCCTTGCTGAGTGTGCCAGTAGTTGTGATTGTAATATTGCTTGTGGTTATTATGGTCAAATGTTTGTCCAAGAAGAAGGGTCGTAGACAGGTTGACTTGAAAGAGATCACTGCATGGTCTGGATTGTACTGGTTCTGCAAAAGGGAAATTGAGAATGCCATGAATTATGGTGGTCGAAAGATAAGCCTTGGACGTGGAAGTGCAGGGCAG GTATATAGAGGCGTTCTACCCAGTGGTCAAATCGTGGCCATCAAGCATTTAACAAAGAGTAACACCTCTGAGTCTTTCACGCGAGAAGTTGAAGGCCTTTCAAGGCTTCGCCATCCAAACTTGGTTTGCCTCTTTGGGTGCTGCATTGAAGGGGATGAGAGATATTTAGTCTATGAATTTTGTGCAAACGGGAATCTTGCTCAACATCTCTTAA GAAGAGATAGTCACTTGAGTTGGGAAACAAGAGTGAGAATTTTGAGAGATTGTTCATTTGCACTCAAGTACCTCCACCATCATATGGAAGGCTGTGTAGTCCATAGAGATATAAAG CTTACGAACATTCTTTTGACTGAGAAATACCAAGCCAAACTGTCAGATTTTGGACTGTCAAAGGTGATGGGAATCAAAGAGAGCAAGGTTTTTACCGATGTAAGAGGAACCATAGGCTACATGGATCCAGAATACATGAGTAATGCCAAGCTAACATGTGCCAGTGATGTATACAGTTTTGGTATTGTTGCTTTGCAAATATTGTCTGGACAGAAAGTCATAGAGTTGGATCTTGATGCCAGAGATCAGCTCACTAGGAAG GCAAGAGATGTGAGTATGGGAAAGCGTCCATTGTCTGATTTTGAAGACCCAAGGCTAAAAGGAAAGGTTGATAAGGCAGACTTTGAAGCCATCCTACAAATTGCAGTGTTGTGTGTTGCAAAATCAAGCAAAGGTCGCCCTACCATTGAGGTTGTTTTTGAAGAATTGGACAAGGTCTGCATGGACACAGAAACCAAGATG ACAAAGAAGGATGAGAGCTCATCAACAACATCCACCCCCAGCTCCAAATCCTCCAGATCAGCTCATCTTTGA
- the LOC137831853 gene encoding probable receptor-like protein kinase At2g42960 isoform X1, whose protein sequence is MKTKVHLPRYLLFALLFLAPFPHSSPLLSSPAFSLPQGSCVLKFNTSQYVAFGECIGVKESIYMWGEDGFPTTLCCRNALTILSNALASQALNSGGRVFLSQDQWQSCSQSFHPQQGMSLDSCGFDNFYRGSSPCSDLILQDVRTLQQYPDTLSRCSHFNQRFDQSCADCTSGILSVRDTLYSQFANNNNDTDRAICGVAAIIALAAGRPNDPLVDKFLRCLPPSASGSDKRSLWKALLSVPVVVIVILLVVIMVKCLSKKKGRRQVDLKEITAWSGLYWFCKREIENAMNYGGRKISLGRGSAGQVYRGVLPSGQIVAIKHLTKSNTSESFTREVEGLSRLRHPNLVCLFGCCIEGDERYLVYEFCANGNLAQHLLRRDSHLSWETRVRILRDCSFALKYLHHHMEGCVVHRDIKLTNILLTEKYQAKLSDFGLSKVMGIKESKVFTDVRGTIGYMDPEYMSNAKLTCASDVYSFGIVALQILSGQKVIELDLDARDQLTRKARDVSMGKRPLSDFEDPRLKGKVDKADFEAILQIAVLCVAKSSKGRPTIEVVFEELDKVCMDTETKMKTKKDESSSTTSTPSSKSSRSAHL, encoded by the exons ATGAAAACGAAAGTCCACTTACCTCGCTACCTTTTGTTTGCACTTCTATTTCTTGCACCATTCCCACACTCCTCCCCACTCCTTTCGTCTcctgcattttctcttccacaAG GTTCATGTGTGCTGAAGTTCAACACAAGCCAATATGTGGCATTTGGTGAGTGCATCGGTGTGAAAGAGAGTATTTACATGTGGGGTGAGGATGGGTTCCCGACCACGTTGTGCTGTCGAAATGCTCTCACGATTTTGTCCAATGCGTTGGCTTCACAAGCACTGAACTCGGGAGGAAGAGTGTTCCTTTCCCAAGATCAATGGCAGAGTTGTTCCCAGTCATTTCACCCGCAACAAGGGATGTCACTTGATTCATGTGGCTTTGACAACTTCTACCGAGGCAGTTCCCCATGCTCCGACTTGATTTTGCAGGATGTTAGGACCCTGCAACAATATCCAGACACATTGAGCCGGTGCTCCCACTTCAACCAACGTTTTGATCAATCTTGTGCAGATTGTACCAGTGGAATATTGAGCGTGAGAGATACTTTATATTCTCAATTTGCCAACAACAACAACGACACTGACAGAGCCATATGTGGGGTGGCAGCTATTATTGCTCTTGCAGCTGGTAGACCAAACGATCCTCTAGTTGACAAATTTTTACGATGCTTGCCACCTTCAGCCTCAGGATCAGACAAGA GATCTCTGTGGAAAGCCTTGCTGAGTGTGCCAGTAGTTGTGATTGTAATATTGCTTGTGGTTATTATGGTCAAATGTTTGTCCAAGAAGAAGGGTCGTAGACAGGTTGACTTGAAAGAGATCACTGCATGGTCTGGATTGTACTGGTTCTGCAAAAGGGAAATTGAGAATGCCATGAATTATGGTGGTCGAAAGATAAGCCTTGGACGTGGAAGTGCAGGGCAG GTATATAGAGGCGTTCTACCCAGTGGTCAAATCGTGGCCATCAAGCATTTAACAAAGAGTAACACCTCTGAGTCTTTCACGCGAGAAGTTGAAGGCCTTTCAAGGCTTCGCCATCCAAACTTGGTTTGCCTCTTTGGGTGCTGCATTGAAGGGGATGAGAGATATTTAGTCTATGAATTTTGTGCAAACGGGAATCTTGCTCAACATCTCTTAA GAAGAGATAGTCACTTGAGTTGGGAAACAAGAGTGAGAATTTTGAGAGATTGTTCATTTGCACTCAAGTACCTCCACCATCATATGGAAGGCTGTGTAGTCCATAGAGATATAAAG CTTACGAACATTCTTTTGACTGAGAAATACCAAGCCAAACTGTCAGATTTTGGACTGTCAAAGGTGATGGGAATCAAAGAGAGCAAGGTTTTTACCGATGTAAGAGGAACCATAGGCTACATGGATCCAGAATACATGAGTAATGCCAAGCTAACATGTGCCAGTGATGTATACAGTTTTGGTATTGTTGCTTTGCAAATATTGTCTGGACAGAAAGTCATAGAGTTGGATCTTGATGCCAGAGATCAGCTCACTAGGAAG GCAAGAGATGTGAGTATGGGAAAGCGTCCATTGTCTGATTTTGAAGACCCAAGGCTAAAAGGAAAGGTTGATAAGGCAGACTTTGAAGCCATCCTACAAATTGCAGTGTTGTGTGTTGCAAAATCAAGCAAAGGTCGCCCTACCATTGAGGTTGTTTTTGAAGAATTGGACAAGGTCTGCATGGACACAGAAACCAAGATG AAGACAAAGAAGGATGAGAGCTCATCAACAACATCCACCCCCAGCTCCAAATCCTCCAGATCAGCTCATCTTTGA
- the LOC137831854 gene encoding probable serine/threonine-protein kinase PBL25 isoform X1, which translates to MNCFPCFSKTKKCNSKREQLGLSAQENVIATRTPQDVKKQKADDANNVDTSNIQAQNFTFRELAIATKNFRQECLMGEGGFGRVYKGTIPATGQVVAVKQLDRNGGQGSKDFLVEVLMLSLLNHENLVKLTGYCADGDQRLLVYEFMGGGSLEGLLLGRKTDEPPLDWYSRMKIASHAAKGLWYLHDKANPAIIYRDLKSSNILLDDDFNAKLSDYGLAKLAGKDKMNIVPTRVMGTYGYSAPEYVRTGNLTLKSDVYSFGVVLLELITGRRAVDTTRTHDEQNLVSWAQPIFRDPKRYPDMADPNLNKDFPEKDLNQAVAIAAMCLQEEAAARPLMSDVVTALSFLSTATPEGEGEGDAAENDCCSFSGEDSSSSEDNGTAKNQVSAKYQESEDASESEYDYYENENQHNYSPQDTEETKEFYSKSSRKSSTKSKNGTASSIQRSSSNSDSEHGRVSIGRKSSRKSRKEKSSLNQRSSKKSSLKQKSNKKSSVKVLSNKKSHSSNSSSSGTLQHDGVDVIDRSGSRPSEGNISIGLISSESVHSDNDSSIRSKERSSMHLDYTKSQES; encoded by the exons ATGAATTGTTTTCCGTGTTTTTCAAAGACTAAGAAATGCAATAGCAAGAGGGAGCAGCTAGGGCTTTCAGCACAAGAAAACGTTATAGCAACAAGAACACCTCAGG ATGTAAAGAAACAAAAGGCAGATGATGCAAACAATGTCGACACCTCAAATATTCAAGCACAAAATTTCACGTTCCGTGAGCTAGCAATTGCAACAAAGAATTTTCGGCAAGAATGCTTGATGGGTGAAGGGGGCTTTGGCAGAGTTTACAAGGGAACCATTCCTGCAACCGGGCAG GTGGTAGCAGTGAAACAACTCGACCGAAATGGAGGGCAAGGAAgtaaggattttctagttgaggTTTTGATGTTAAGCCTCTTAAACCATGAAAACCTCGTCAAACTCACTGGTTATTGTGCTGATGGAGATCAACGTCTTTTGGTGTATGAGTTCATGGGAGGTGGCTCTTTAGAAGGCCTTCTTCTTG GGAGGAAAACAGATGAACCGCCATTAGATTGGTATAGCAGAATGAAAATAGCATCACATGCCGCGAAAGGACTATGGTACTTGCACGATAAGGCCAACCCTGCAATTATATATCGGGACTTGAAATCTTCGAACATCTTGCTGGATGATGATTTCAATGCAAAACTATCAGATTATGGATTGGCCAAACTTGCTGGCAAAGATAAGATGAACATTGTCCCCACAAGAGTAATGGGCACTTATGGTTACAGTGCTCCTGAGTACGTAAGAACAGGTAACCTCACCTTGAAATCAGATGTCTACAGTTTTGGAGTTGTCCTGCTAGAGCTCATTACTGGACGACGTGCGGTTGACACCACAAGAACACACGATGAGCAAAATCTAGTTTCATGG GCACAACCCATATTTAGGGATCCAAAGAGATATCCAGATATGGCAGATCCAAATTTGAACAAAGATTTCCCAGAAAAGGATCTTAACCAAGCTGTTGCAATTGCAGCCATGTGCTTGCAGGAGGAAGCAGCAGCTCGTCCTTTGATGAGTGATGTTGTAACTGCTCTCAGTTTTCTATCCACCGCTACTCCAGAGGGTGAGGGTGAAGGTGATGCCGCTGAAAATGACTGTTGTAGCTTCTCCGGTGAAGATAGTTCTTCTAGCGAAGACAATGGAACTGCTAAAAACCAGGTTAGTGCAAAAtaccaagaaagtgaagacgcCTCAGAATCTGAGTATGATTATTATGAGAATGAAAACCAACATAATTACAGTCCTCAAGACACTGAAGAGACCAAGGAGTTCTACTCCAAATCGAGCCGCAAGAGCAGCACCAAATCAAAGAATGGAACCGCTTCCTCTATCCAAAGAAGCAGCTCCAATTCAGATTCAGAACATGGACGTGTCTCAATCGGCCGCAAAAGCAGTAGGAAAAGTAGGAAAGAGAAATCTTCATTAAACCAGAGGAGCAGTAAGAAATCTTCTTTGAAGCAAAAGAGCAACAAGAAATCTTCTGTCAAAGTATTAAGCAACAAGAAAAGCCATTCATCCAATTCAAGCAGCAGTGGAACGTTACAACATGATGGTGTTGATGTTATTGACCGTAGCGGAAGCCGGCCATCAGAAGGGAACATTTCAATTGGCCTAATTAGTAGTGAGAGTGTTCACTCAGACAATGACAGCAGCATAAGGTCCAAGGAAAGGAGCAGCATGCATTTAGATTATACCAAAAGCCAGGAATCATAA
- the LOC137831854 gene encoding probable serine/threonine-protein kinase PBL26 isoform X2, translating to MNCFPCFSKTKKCNSKREQLGLSAQENVIATRTPQDVKKQKADDANNVDTSNIQAQNFTFRELAIATKNFRQECLMGEGGFGRVYKGTIPATGQVVAVKQLDRNGGQGSKDFLVEVLMLSLLNHENLVKLTGYCADGDQRLLVYEFMGGGSLEGLLLGRKTDEPPLDWYSRMKIASHAAKGLWYLHDKANPAIIYRDLKSSNILLDDDFNAKLSDYGLAKLAGKDKMNIVPTRVMGTYGYSAPEYVRTGNLTLKSDVYSFGVVLLELITGRRAVDTTRTHDEQNLVSWAQPIFRDPKRYPDMADPNLNKDFPEKDLNQAVAIAAMCLQEEAAARPLMSDVVTALSFLSTATPEGEGEGDAAENDCCSFSGEDSSSSEDNGTAKNQSSRH from the exons ATGAATTGTTTTCCGTGTTTTTCAAAGACTAAGAAATGCAATAGCAAGAGGGAGCAGCTAGGGCTTTCAGCACAAGAAAACGTTATAGCAACAAGAACACCTCAGG ATGTAAAGAAACAAAAGGCAGATGATGCAAACAATGTCGACACCTCAAATATTCAAGCACAAAATTTCACGTTCCGTGAGCTAGCAATTGCAACAAAGAATTTTCGGCAAGAATGCTTGATGGGTGAAGGGGGCTTTGGCAGAGTTTACAAGGGAACCATTCCTGCAACCGGGCAG GTGGTAGCAGTGAAACAACTCGACCGAAATGGAGGGCAAGGAAgtaaggattttctagttgaggTTTTGATGTTAAGCCTCTTAAACCATGAAAACCTCGTCAAACTCACTGGTTATTGTGCTGATGGAGATCAACGTCTTTTGGTGTATGAGTTCATGGGAGGTGGCTCTTTAGAAGGCCTTCTTCTTG GGAGGAAAACAGATGAACCGCCATTAGATTGGTATAGCAGAATGAAAATAGCATCACATGCCGCGAAAGGACTATGGTACTTGCACGATAAGGCCAACCCTGCAATTATATATCGGGACTTGAAATCTTCGAACATCTTGCTGGATGATGATTTCAATGCAAAACTATCAGATTATGGATTGGCCAAACTTGCTGGCAAAGATAAGATGAACATTGTCCCCACAAGAGTAATGGGCACTTATGGTTACAGTGCTCCTGAGTACGTAAGAACAGGTAACCTCACCTTGAAATCAGATGTCTACAGTTTTGGAGTTGTCCTGCTAGAGCTCATTACTGGACGACGTGCGGTTGACACCACAAGAACACACGATGAGCAAAATCTAGTTTCATGG GCACAACCCATATTTAGGGATCCAAAGAGATATCCAGATATGGCAGATCCAAATTTGAACAAAGATTTCCCAGAAAAGGATCTTAACCAAGCTGTTGCAATTGCAGCCATGTGCTTGCAGGAGGAAGCAGCAGCTCGTCCTTTGATGAGTGATGTTGTAACTGCTCTCAGTTTTCTATCCACCGCTACTCCAGAGGGTGAGGGTGAAGGTGATGCCGCTGAAAATGACTGTTGTAGCTTCTCCGGTGAAGATAGTTCTTCTAGCGAAGACAATGGAACTGCTAAAAACCAG TCCTCAAGACACTGA
- the LOC137831857 gene encoding putative F-box protein PP2-B12: MVTVISNKFTVVEAEQGDGGGGGGGEFEHLPEGCIANILSFTTPRDACVLSLVSSSFRSAAQSDVVWERFLPSDLHAIVSQTSKPLSYSSKKELYLHLCHNPLLIDAGQKSFALDKPNAGKCYMLSARSLSIVWGNTPRYWRWTSVPAARFWEVAELVSVCWLEMKGGIKGSMLSSNTLYGAYLVFKQRSGGAYGFENQPVEVSVGIAGEGEARRRTVYLEAATPRRPRHQIVPRIFSRVRSRFLDSFDAAPPPAPAPPRVDDSAVGGEHPKERDDGWMEVELGDFFNGGGGGEEEVEIGVYEVKSGEWKGGLLVQGIEIRPKSKN; encoded by the exons ATGGTTACTGTTATCAGTAACAAGTTTACGGTGGTGGAAGCAGAACAAGGTGACGGCGGTGGCGGTGGCGGTGGCGAGTTCGAGCATCTTCCAGAAGGTTGCATAGCGAATATTCTTTCGTTCACCACTCCTCGTGATGCCTGCGTTCTCTCTTTGGTCTCGTCTTCCTTCAGATCCGCCGCACAATCCGACGTGGTGTGGGAGAGGTTCCTCCCCTCCGATTTGCACGCCATCGTTTCCCAAACTTCCAAACCTCTCTCTTACTCTTCCAAGAAGGAACTCTACCTCCACCTATGCCATAACCCCCTCCTCATAGACGCTGGTCAAAAG AGCTTTGCACTCGATAAACCAAACGCCGGAAAATGCTACATGCTCTCTGCTAGAAGTCTCTCCATTGTTTGGGGAAACACTCCTAGGTACTGGAGATGGACTTCTGTTCCAGCGGCCAG GTTTTGGGAGGTGGCGGAACTGGTTAGTGTGTGTTGGTTGGAAATGAAGGGAGGGATCAAGGGTAGCATGCTGTCCTCCAATACGTTGTACGGGGCATACCTTGTGTTTAAGCAAAGGAGTGGCGGCGCGTACGGGTTTGAGAACCAGCCGGTCGAGGTGTCGGTTGGGATTGCCGGAGAAGGTGAAGCTCGGCGGCGAACGGTGTACTTGGAGGCGGCGACGCCTCGAAGGCCGCGTCACCAGATTGTTCCTCGAATATTCAGCCGCGTTCGTTCTCGTTTTCTGGATAGTTTTGATGCGGCACCGCCACCGGCACCAGCGCCGCCCCGTGTTGATGATTCAGCGGTGGGAGGTGAGCATCCGAAGGAGAGAGACGATGGGTGGATGGAGGTGGAGTTGGGTGACTTTTTCAACGGCGGTGGAGGAGGAGAGGAGGAGGTGGAGATTGGTGTGTACGAGGTGAAGAGTGGGGAGTGGAAAGGGGGCCTTCTCGTGCAAGGCATCGAAATAAGGCCCAaaagcaaaaattaa